Genomic window (Sulfurimonas sp.):
CTTCTTCGGCATTTTTAGTAACATTTGAAATATTTAACATAACTTTGTTTGTAGTATTTGAGATAATTTCTACTGTTTGAGCTTGTTCATCTAATTTGCCTGAAAGTTTATCTATTGAGCCTGAGAGGTCTGCTGTATAGATAGAGTTTTTACCAGCATCTACTGATAATATCTCTGCCATATTCATAAGTAGGTCTAAAGTTTGATATATTTTATTGTAAAAGGCACGAACAAATACTGTTTTGCCTTCTAGTCTTACAAATTCTTTTTTATATGCTTTTTGTTTTTCAAAATCTCTTGTATTAAACTTATCTAAAACATCAGCACTTTCTATAATGGGTCGAAACATGAGTATATGAAAACCAGCGACAGTAATAAGTGAACCAAAAAATGAAAATATTAAAATTGACGGTAATCCAATACTAAAACCAAAAACAAGAGTCATAGCATATGCAACTCCGGACATAATAACAGTAGGTCCTATAATAGCCTTTGCATAAAATGGTACAAGTACAGTTTTCATGTATTCTCCTCTATTAGTTGTTATTATATCTATTTTTAATTAAATTACAAGAAAAAATTTAATTTTTACAAGAAGTCTAATATTTCTTTTTCTATTGTATTTTTTTCTACAACATCCTCATGAATTATTGTTTTGCTAAATAATTCTTTAATCATAAAAGGAATCTCTACCTTTGCTTCTTTTGAGATAGTTTCTAAGGCTACTATATCTTGAGCATTTTTTTCACCCGTTAAAGCACTTGCTATAACAGGAGAAAATTTTGTCCATTCTGCTGTTGAGTAAATAATAGTATCTATATTTTTACTAGCACATGTTTTGTAAGCTTTAAAACAAGTTGCAGTATGTGGATCCATCAAATATCCATCTTTAAAATTATTTTTTATATACTCTTTACCTTCTTCATCACTTGAATAATCAGCCACAAATATTTCTTGAAGTTTTAAAAGTTCTTGAGAAGTCAATTTATATACTTTTTTTGTATCTAAATCATGCATTAGCTCTTTTGTTCTTCTGGCTCCATATAAATCAAAAAGTATTCTTTCAACATTTGATGATTTTAAAATATCCATAGCTGGAGAAGTTGTTAAAATCAACTCTGTTTTACGCATATCATAGATGCCTGTTTGTATCAAGCGTGTTAAAATATTATTTTCATTTGATGCTATTATTAATTTTTCAACAGGAAGTCCCATTTTCATAGCATAATAAGCACCCAAGACATTTCCAAAGTTTCCACTTGGCACATTTATATAAGCATTATCACCCATTTTTGTCGAACCTTGTCTAACAAGTTCAAGATAATTATGAATATGATAAATGATTTGAAAAATAATTCGTCCAAAATTTACTGAGTTTGCAGCTGAGAGTGAAATATTTTTTTCTTTTAAGGTTTTCTCAAAACTCTTTGATGATAAAAGATTTTTAAGTGCAGACTGAGCATCATCAAAATTACCTTTTATTCCTATTACTTTTAAATTAGGCGCGTCTTCTGTAACCATTTGAAGTCTTTGAACATCAGAAGTTCCATTTGCAGGGTACATACAAACTACTTGAATATTCTTTTTATTTTTAAAAGTTTCAAGAGCAGCTGGTCCTGTATCACCACTCGTTGCTACTAAGATAAGATAATTTTCATCTCTTTTTTGAGCAATACTAGACAAAATATGCCCAAAAGGTTGAAGTGCCATATCTTTAAAAGCACGAGTAGGACCATGGTATAACTCACTTACAAATAAATTCTCTTTTATTTTTATAACAGGAACAGGGTTTTTAGAATCATCAAAATTATCATAAAGAGATAATGCTTCATCAACTACACTTTTTTCAATATCTATCTCAAATCTACTTAACATATCAGATGCTAATTCTTTATATGATGAGTTTAGATGCTTATTTAAAAAGCCTATACCAAGTTTTGGTAAATTTTGCGGTATATATAAACCACCAAAAGAAGCTATTGGGCTTAAAATTGCTTGTGAAAATGTTACACTTTGAGGTCTGTTTTCATCGCATCCGCGAGTCTGAATAAATTTCATTTTTTTTTCTCTATTTGATTTTTATAAAATTATATCTAATCGTCCTCGTCATCATACTTAAGAAACATTATAAGTATTCCTATTAACATAATAGTTGCTACTATCTCATAACCAATTATCCAGACTATAAAAAATGCTGCCATATTAAGTAACTTAAAGTTTGCAAAATCAGCACCAGCAATAGTTAAAAAAAGAAAAACTGCCCCTGTAACATAGGGTATTAGCACAAAATATACAGTATATAAGATAGGTTCCCAACCATTTGGGATATAAAGATAATCTTTAAAATTCACCTCTTGCTTGGCAAAACTTTGAGCTTTTTTCTTCTTTTTAATCTTCTTTTTTTTATCTGAACGAAGGATTTGGTTGTAGTAAACCATATTATGTTCTTCTCTATCAAATTCCATAAACATATCCCCTTCACTAAATTATTTCTACAATAATAACAAAAAAATAATTAAAGTGTATTTAATTTGTTATTTTATATTTTTATTTAAAAAGTCTGATAGGATTAATATGAAAAGATTTTTGTGTAACTTCAAAAATCAACTCTTCACTAACACGACCAATAGTATAGCCTTTTTTAATCTTTTTACCTTTTTTTATATTTGGTGAAATTTGGGAAAGGTTTGCATAAATTGTGTGTAAACCATTTTTGTGCTCAATAATAACTATATTGTTTAACACAGATGTTTTATCAGCATATATAACTTTTCCATTAAATACTGTTTTAACTTTTGTATTTTTTTTACTTGGTTTTAACGATATTGATTCATTAAATACTTTTATACCATATATTGGATCAGTATAAGTTCCATATCTTTTAGTTATTTTATATGGAGAAAAAGGTGCTATGGTTTTGTTCCCATAATATTTTTTTGTTTTTATTTTTTGATAACTACTGCCATGTTTTTTAACAGTTGGAAGGTTGTTATTTGATAATATTCGCTTAGATTCAAAAGCTTTTTTTCTATCTTTTTCTTCTCTAGCCTTTTTGATTTCATCTACTTTAATGATATTTAATTTTGCTAATGTTTTCTTTAGTAAATCTTGTTTATTTAGAAGTTTTTTCAACTCTTTTTTATATGATGATTTTGAAATCCTAAGCTTTTTTAATGACTTTTTATTCTTTTTCTGAATGGATAATAATCTTTTCCTTTTTGTATCAATACTAGCTATTGCTACCTCTAAAGAACTTGCATGAATATTTAAAGTATCTATATTTTTTGAGTTTGTATAAAACTTTTTATTTAAAAGTTTTACCTTTTTCTTAGAGTTTTTGAGCATAACTTTTAAAACTTCAAACTCTATTAACGACTCTTTAGAAGCACTTACTTCTTCTTCAAGTATAACAGATAAAGAAACACTCTGAGCGATGGTAAACAAAAGTTTTTCTTCTAGTTTTCCTTGAGAAGTTTTTAAATTTGTTTGAGCTTTTTTCATAGTTTTTAGCTCTTTTGTATTTACCTTATAACTACTCTCTTTTTCTTTTAACTCTTTTTTTAGAGCATCTAAATCTCTTTGTTGTCTTAATATTTCTCTTTTTTGTTTTAAAATAGCCTTTGCAGTTTTTGCCATTTTATTGTTAATAATAGAGTAGTTTTTAGAAAAAGAGCTAAGTTTGGTATTTGTTTTTTTTATATTTGCATCTATACTTGTATTTGAAAACAAGAACAATGGTAATAATGTAAAAATGATTAATAAACGAATCATACCTCTTCTTTATGACCTAAAACTATAAGTGAAGCTAAAATAACAGAAAGCGTAATAGCAGATGCAAATAATAAAGCACCGTCATTAACTATGTCAAATACAACTACATTAATACCTATATTTAAAAAGTGCTCCTTTACTAGTGAAAGAGAGGATATATAGGTAAAAAGTCCAAATGATAAAACACTTGCTATTATGGCATCTACGATAGCTAAACGAAACAAAACAGCAGAACGAAGCCATACAGGAGCACCAAACAGTCGCATAATACTCATTCGTTCACTATGTTTAAACTGCCAAATACGAAGCTCTTTAAAAATAAGAAGTGAAGTAACTATGAAAACAACAACTGAAAACAAAAACACAACATTTTTAAAAAGTAACAAAAGTTTATATGTTGTATCATGACTATGAGAGAAATCTTCAACCTTAGTTATATTTTTATTTTTATACAAATCTTTTTTTAGTTTTTGAATCTGTTTTGGATCAGGGTACTGAGATAAATTTAATTTATAAAATTTTGGAAGAGTTAACTTTAAAAGTTTTATATTTTTTTCATTCATGCCTGTGTTTAATCTTTTTATAACATTATCAGCAGATATTTTTTTACTACTTGAAATCATATTGTTTATACTTAAAATTGTCTTTGCATCTAGGTTTTTTTGACTGACAATTATTACAGAGTACTTATTTGCTAAATTTACTTTATACGCTTCTATTGACCTATCAACAACTATAAATATTTGCATTGAAAAGAGTATGCTGAGTAATGCTATAACTAAAGAAAGGTGATTTTTAAAGGACTTCATTAATACTCCCATATTCTATATGATAATGCTTATAGTCAATATTCATAGTTGGAGGTATATGGTGAGTAACCACAATAACAGTAGTTTTTAATTGCTCATTTGCACCTTCTAAAAGATTCCAAATAAGCTGTGATGAATAATCATCAAGATTACCTGTTGGCTCATCCGCAAGTATTAAGATAGGGTTATGTGCTAAAGCTCTCGCCATTGCTACTCTTTGTTGTTCTCCACCACTAAGTTCTAATGGATATTTTCCAGCTTGATGCTTAAGCCTAACATGCTTTAAAAGAGAATCTACTTGATTTTGTGTAACATCTTTTTCATAACCATTTATCAGTAGAGGCAACATTATATTTTTCTCAATAGTCCACTCTTTTACAAGCTTATAATCTTGAAAAACTATACCAATATGTTTTCTTAAAAAGTTTAGTTTTGAACTACTAACTCCACTAAGTTCTACTCCACCAACAACAAGACTTCCCTGCATTGGTTTTAAAGCTCCATAAAGTGACTTTAGTAGAGTTGATTTTCCACTACCACTAGCACCAGTTATAAAAATAAAAGCACCTGAGTTTATAGATAAATTTGCTTTATTTATAATTGTTTCATTGTTTGAATATGCAAGTGAAATATTTTGAGCAATTATTACCTTATCCATGAAAAACTCCATCTAAAAATTTATGTGCACTTAAGTTACTTTTTGATTTTAGAGGAAGGTTTGGATGATAAGAAATTGACGAAGTATCTACTATCACATATAGATGCTCAGGTCTATCAAAACTTCCCATAGATATGCGTAACATAACTCCATCTACAAGTTCATAAACTCTCTCAAAGTGAATAAATCCACCTTCAAATTTTTTAGTTACTCCATGTAATTCAATCAACTCTAAAAAAGTAAGTTTAGGTTTGTCAAAATCAAAAGTTCCATCTATACTTAAAGTTGGAGAATTTTCTTCATTTATCATAGTTACATCATAAATATTTTTCTCCATTTTTTTCCATCTATCTTCATACTTTGAACTTATAGCAATATCTTTATTTTTATTTATATGTAGTACTGTTTTGTTGAAATTTATAAAGGTTTCGTATGAGTAAGCATAATAATTTTCACTATCGGTTCTTAGTTCTAGTTTTCCTTCAACTTTTAAAATCCTTCTTGATTCTTTTATGAAAGAAGTTGAAATAACTCTACGATGTGGTTTTTTGTCCCAAGGAACAGGAAAGTGTACATAAATCTTTGAAACAAGATTAGATGGGACTAACTCCATAAAAAGTCTTGCATCATAATCAAGTAAGAGTAAGTTATCTAACTTTTGGATACTAATCTGTTTTAAAACTTGTTCTATGGAAGCCCTATGAATCTCAATACCTACAAATAAAATCTCTGGATTTTCTTTAGCTTGATGAAGAAGATGTCGACCTGAGCCAAAACCAACTTCTATCCTTATCTCAGATACATTAGGAAAGTTATCAACAAAATAACTTATCGGTTTTAAAGCAGTTGATTGTACAAGATGTTCATTTTTTTCTTTTTGTGGAACATTTGAAGATATGATATTTAACTTTGCTAAACTTGCATAAGCTAAGAGTGCCTTATGCACGCTATGTATAGATGCTGGTCTTGTTAATTTATCTGATTTTAGTAGATTTTTATTTTCTTCTTGTTTTACAAGTAAGAAAAAATCATCTCCCTCAACACTAACACTGATAAGAATTTCATCTTTGTGTTTAGCGTTCTTTGCCATGAAGTTAAATGAAATATCTTCATGGCTTTGAGGGAAGTCAATCTCTTTAAACTCTGCTATATGTAAGTGTGGCATTTTTCCCCGTTTAACTAAAATCTTTATTTGGTACGATTAACTCTTTATCTTTGATTTTAGAGTTTTCTTTTTGCTCTACTTTTTCTTTTTTTCTATTGTCTTGTATAGTATTTGGTGTTTTTAAAATTATCTCAATACTTGGTTCTGATTTTATCAAAAACTCATCAACTGAGAAAACTTGATAATAGTAACTAACATTTGGACCAATTTCACCATCTACAAATTTGTTGCCTTTTATATCAACAAACTCTTCCTCTTTTGCATCAAACCAACCAGCTTTAGCCTTTTTTATTACTATAAAACTTTTTACTCTTGAATCTTTTAATCTCCATTTAATTTGGATTTTATTATTAACTAATGTTGCTTCTAAAAGAGAAGGTGTCGTCGGCTTTGAGAGTGTAATCCCTTGAATAGAAAGTTTATCATGAATACTTTCTAAGTCATTTTTCTCAACTGCACTAACTCTATAAAAAAATTCTTTTCCATCTTCTTCAACCGCATCTATAAATGTGTTATTGTAAAGTTTTGCTATTAGTTCATAAGAACCGTCTGATTCCTCAGATTTGTATAAATAATAACGAGCAAAATCTTCAGTTGTTGATTTCTCCCAATCGATTTGTATCTTTTTTGGTAAGTTTGTAGTAGTTATGATATTTTTTATGCTTATCGGTAATGCTTTTGTAACTACTTGAACTATCTCACTAGGAGATGAAATGATATCATCATAAGTTACAACACGAACTCTATATTTATACACAAAATCATCTTTTAGTTCTTTATCTATAAACTCTGCATTTAACCTACCCTCTATCGTAGCTATATTTCCCCATTTTTCATCTTCTAAAGTTCTTCTTTGAATGATATAAGATTTAACTTTTTGATTTGTATGAGGTCGCCAAATAATTTTTGCAGTTCTTGGCATGTTTTGAACGCTTTTTATCCATGAAACAGACTGTAAAACTGGTAAAGAATTAAGAATTTTTGCCTCACTCATTCTAGATTCAGCTTCTTTTGAAAAAGTTTTAAAACTATAAGTATATGCTGAATCTGGCTTAATATTTTTATCTAAAAAGTGTGTTGTAAAACGATTATCAATTGTTTTATAATGATTAAGCTCTCCAGCATCTTCACCCATACTTTGCTTGAAAATATAGATGCCTTTTACTCTTTCATCTTTAATAGCCTTCCATTCAAATGCTATTGCATTCATATCTACAAAAGTTCCTCTTTGTGTTAATTCTATAACAGGAAGTGTTGCATCTATTTTAAACTCAGATGCTGGTTTTGGTGATGAACCACAACCACTAAGTATTAGCAGAAAAACTGCTGATGATGTTATCAGTGTCCATAACTTCATTTATTTGCTCCATATCAAATTTTTTATCTATATAAGTTTTCATCACATCATCTAATGGTGCGACAAAAGATACTTTTTCTTTACTAGTTGGATGATAAAAATATATCATATAAGCGTGAAGCAAAATTCGTTCCGATTTCTCTATTTTAGGGCTTAAAGCGTAAATATGGTCACCAATAATATGACGATTTAAACTCTCTAGATGCACACGAATCTGATGCGTACGACCTGTAAAAAGTTTACACGCGATAAACTGATATTTTTCATCATTTGAGAGAGATAAAACTTTAAATGTTGTTTTTGCATATTTTGATTTAGAACCTTGAGCACATGCCATTTTTAGTCTGTTATGTGAACTTCTACTTATATTTTGTTCAATAGTAGTAAAATCATCTTTTAAAGGCGGATTTATTACTGCTAAATAGTATCTTCCCATACTTTTATCTTGAAGTTGAGATGATAAAAATTCATGTGCTTCATTGTTTTTTGCAACAACCATCGTTCCACTTGTACCTTTGTCTAGTCTGTGAACTATTCCATGACGCTCTTCACCACTAATAGTTGAGAGTCTAATACCTTTATGTTTAAGCCAATCAACTAAAGTTGCTTCTTTTACACTTGGAGCAGGATGCACCGTAAGACCACTTGGTTTATTGATAACCAAGACATCTTCATCCTCATATAAAATCTCTACATCAAAATCAATATCTAATGCTGGTGTTTCTTTTGCTTGTGGAAACTCAACTCTTATTTGTTGATCAAGTTTTAACTTAACACCTGGACGAGTCACTTTTTTATCTTCAATAAAGACAGCTCCATTCTTTACAAGCATCGCTACTTGTGAACGAGTCTGTCCTATTTTTGATGTTAAAAAAGCATCTAACCTTTGTTCATTATCACATATATAATTTTTTATATCACTCATTACGCCCCTTTTGTGCTACAATTTTAAAAAAATTTGGAGTTATTAACCTTGTGGAAATTTGATAAGCGTATTTTAGCACAATTTGATTTTTTTTCTATTATCTTAATTATCCCTTTAGTGGTAACTTCAAACTGGCTTATTAGCGAAGCTGTTCCTGTTTTAGCTCAAAAACAAACTGCTTATGTTGGCGTTGCCGCAATTACTTTTCTTTTTGTTTTTTTACTCCCTATTCGTAGAATGAATTGGTTGATTCCAATAATATACTGGGCAAATATCGGTCTTTTGTTTGCCGTAGAGTTTTTTGGACATTCACGACTTGGAGCTCAAAGATGGATTGATATTCCTTTTATCAATGCAACTATACAACCTTCTGAATTTGTAAAACCTGCTTTAATATTGATGTTGGCTTATCTTATTCAAAGAAAACCACCACCTGAAAATGGCTATAGAGTAAAAGACTTTTTAACAATTAGTTTTTACATACTTTTACCATTTATTCTCATAGCTAAAGAACCTGATTTAGGGACAGCTCTTGTTTTACTTCTTCTTGGATATGGAGTTTTATTTTTCATAGGTGTTCATTGGAAAATATGGGCAGCTATTTTTGTTACTATTTTATTAGCATCTCCACTTGTTTATAAATTTGGTTTACATGAATACCAAAAAGTAAGAATAATAGATTTTTTAAGTGAAAAACCTTCTTATCATGTACAACAATCCATCATTGCCATAGGTTCTGGAGGTTTAACAGGAAAGTCCAAAGAAGAAGCCACACAAACTCAAATGAAGTTTCTACCTATCGCTACAAGTGATTTTATCTTTGCTTTTTTAGTTGAAAGAAGTGGTTTTTTAGGAGCTTTAGCAATTATTTTAGTTTATGTTACACTCATTTTGCATCTAATGAGTTTAAGCATCTACAATACTGATTATTACATAAAAGTAGTCACTATCTCCATCTCTTTTATGATTTTTATCTATATGGGTGTAAATATTTCTATGACTATTGGATATGCACCAGTTGTTGGCGTTCCGCTACCCATGTTTAGTTATGGAGGAAGTAGTTTTTTAAACTTTATGATTCTTTTTGCGATTATGCAAAATCTGATTACATTTAGATATAAAGATATGTATGATGTTAGAGGAACTAAGAGTTTTATGTAAAAAAGAAAGATTGATGTTGTGCTGAAGTTTTTAGCGAAGTGTACTTTAAGTACATGAGCTAAACACTGAAGTGCAAATAAACAAAAAAATGGCGCGGTGGACGAGATTCGAACTCGCGACCCTCTGCGTGACAGGCAGATATTCTAACCAGCTGAACTACCACCGCACTCTAAAATTATTATGGTGGGCATTACAAGACTCGAACTTGTGACATCTACCTTGTAAGGGTAGCGCTCTACCAACTGAGCTAAACGCCCTCTAGTATACACCAAAATGGCGACCCCTAAAGGATTTGAACCTCTGTCCCTACCATGAAGTGATAGTGTCCTTGGCCACTAGACGAAAGGGTCACTTTCATAAACAAAAGGTTTATTAATGGTGGGCATTACAAGACTCGAACTTGTGACATCTACCTTGTAAGGGTAGCGCTCTACCAACTGAGCTAAACGCCCTCTGCTTTTTAGTTTATACTTCGTTGTTCCCTCTTTCGGATAGTAAACTATTCCTCAATCAGTCTCGCCTTGTCTAAACAAAAAATTAAATAAACTTGTTTTTTTGAATTAGTTGTGCTGAAGTTTTTAGCGAAGTGTACTTTAAGTACATGAGCTAAACACTGAAGTGCAAATAAACAAAAAAAATGGCGCGGTGGACGAGATTCGAACTCGCGACCCCCTGCGTGACAGGCAGGTATTCTAACCAACTGAACTACCACCGCAACCGTAAATAAAATGGTGTCCTGTGATGGATTCGAACCATCGGCCACATCATTAAAAGTGACGTGCTCTACCAGCTGAGCTAACAAGACATTTTCTCCTAAATCATTAAGAGGACGAAATTATAGGCAAATAGGTTTTATATGTCAATGAATTTTCGCTTAAATTTAAAAAAACATCTCTTTATCAATTAAAATAAGCATTTTTACAGCAAATAGCACGCTTTGTCGTTGCACATAGTTTCTATCTCCATCTAAGTTTAGATGCAAATTGGCATGATGAGTTGAACTACTAACTCCAATATATGCAGTACCAACAGGTTTTAATTCAGTTCCGCCTCCATCTCCAGCAATTCCACTAATAGATAACGCATAATCAGCATTACTCACATTTAAAGCACCTTCGCACATTTCTCCTACAACTTCTTCACTTACTGCTCCATACTTTTCTAAAGTATCATGTCCAACTGCCAACCAATTTTCTTTTAGTTCGTTTGAGTATGTAACAAGTGCTCCATCTAAAATTTTAGAAGCTCCATTTTCTTTTGTAAAGTAGTAACTTAACAAACCACCACTACAACTTTCTGCAAAAGTTATTTTTTTATTTGCATTTGATAGTTTTTCTATAATAAAAGCAACGATATTTGAAGAAGGAATAAGATTTTGAGGTAATGATTCTTTTGCTGCTTTTATGAACTCTGATATATTTCCATATTTTTTACTTATTATGTCAATTCTCAACCATCCATCTATGATAAGAATAATATTGATATTAACATCAAAAGTTTGTGCTATTTGAGCAATGGATTCTGCTACTTCTTCTTTAGTTTTTTCAAATATATGAATCACTGCTTTACTTTCTTCTAAGTGCAGAAGTATTTCTGGCATCTTTTGCATCTCGTCAATATGAAGTACATTTGTTATAGAATCTCTATATTCTAGGAGATAACTAGCATCTTCAAAAATGGAAGAATTTGATGGAATCAACATATTTTCATTTACAATTTGATTATCACTAGTAACTGTACATATAAGTTTTCCAATAGTAGAGAAATGTTTTTTTGAAGTAATAATCATAAGTTTATTAGATGAGTTCAACTCTTCTTCTAAGTATAAAAAAAGTGAATTATCACTCTCTTTAAAGTAAGTTATGGAATCAATAAAATCAACTTTTTCTTTGATTTTTCGCATTATATATTCATGTAAAGATGCATTATATATAAATTTGTTTCCTATAAATAAAAGGTGTAATTTCATGTTTATGCCTACCCAAAAAGTAAATTTATCAAAAGTATTATAGCACTATAAAACTACTTTAAAGAAGCTTTTAAACACATTATAAGTATAATCCAAAAATTTTAAACACTTTTGAGGTACAGATGGACTACAAAGATACACTACTTTTACCTACTACAAATTTTGCCATGAGAGGCAATCTAATAAACAATGAACCAAAGCGTTATGCTGCTTGGGATAAAGATAAAATATACGACAAGATGAAAACAAATCGTAAAGATGCTCCAAGTTTTACTCTTCACGATGGACCTCCTTATGCAAATGGTCATATTCATATAGGTCATGCTCTCAACAAGGTCTTAAAAGATATTATTGTTAAACATAATTATTTTGATGGAAAGTCTGTTCGTTTTACTCCAGGTTGGGATTGTCATGGACTACCAATCGAACAACAAGTTGAGAAAAAACTTGGTGGAAAAAAGAAAAAAGAGCTTTTAGAAGTTTCAAAAGTAAGAGAACTTTGTCGTGCTCACGCTGCGAAGTTTGTTGACATTCAAAAAGAAGAATTTAAAACACTTGGTATTTTAGCTGACTGGGAAAATCCTTATGTAACAATGGACTATAAATTTGAAGCAAATATTTATAGAACTCTTTGTGGTGTTGCTAAAAAAGGTCTTCTTATCGAGCGTAGTAAACCTGTTTACTGGTCATGGGCGGAAAGAACTGCACTAGCAGAAGCTGAAGTAGAGTATGAAGACAAAGAGTCCCATTCAATTTATGTGGCATTTGAGCTAAGTGACGAGGCAAAAGCTAAAGCACAGATAGCTACAAAAGCATCTCTTGTTATTTGGACTACAACTCCATGGACACTTCCATCAAACACAGGTATTTCTTTGCATCCAGAAGAAAAATATGTTCTTACAACAGATGGATACATAGTTGCTAAAGCTCTTTTTGAGTCTTTACTTGAACTAGGTGTTGTAAAAGGCGAAATCCAACAAGAGATAGATTCTAAACTATTTGAAAATGAAGTTGCAATAAACCCACTAAATGGTAGAAC
Coding sequences:
- the thrC gene encoding threonine synthase: MKFIQTRGCDENRPQSVTFSQAILSPIASFGGLYIPQNLPKLGIGFLNKHLNSSYKELASDMLSRFEIDIEKSVVDEALSLYDNFDDSKNPVPVIKIKENLFVSELYHGPTRAFKDMALQPFGHILSSIAQKRDENYLILVATSGDTGPAALETFKNKKNIQVVCMYPANGTSDVQRLQMVTEDAPNLKVIGIKGNFDDAQSALKNLLSSKSFEKTLKEKNISLSAANSVNFGRIIFQIIYHIHNYLELVRQGSTKMGDNAYINVPSGNFGNVLGAYYAMKMGLPVEKLIIASNENNILTRLIQTGIYDMRKTELILTTSPAMDILKSSNVERILFDLYGARRTKELMHDLDTKKVYKLTSQELLKLQEIFVADYSSDEEGKEYIKNNFKDGYLMDPHTATCFKAYKTCASKNIDTIIYSTAEWTKFSPVIASALTGEKNAQDIVALETISKEAKVEIPFMIKELFSKTIIHEDVVEKNTIEKEILDFL
- a CDS encoding M23 family metallopeptidase, which gives rise to MIRLLIIFTLLPLFLFSNTSIDANIKKTNTKLSSFSKNYSIINNKMAKTAKAILKQKREILRQQRDLDALKKELKEKESSYKVNTKELKTMKKAQTNLKTSQGKLEEKLLFTIAQSVSLSVILEEEVSASKESLIEFEVLKVMLKNSKKKVKLLNKKFYTNSKNIDTLNIHASSLEVAIASIDTKRKRLLSIQKKNKKSLKKLRISKSSYKKELKKLLNKQDLLKKTLAKLNIIKVDEIKKAREEKDRKKAFESKRILSNNNLPTVKKHGSSYQKIKTKKYYGNKTIAPFSPYKITKRYGTYTDPIYGIKVFNESISLKPSKKNTKVKTVFNGKVIYADKTSVLNNIVIIEHKNGLHTIYANLSQISPNIKKGKKIKKGYTIGRVSEELIFEVTQKSFHINPIRLFK
- a CDS encoding FtsX-like permease family protein is translated as MKSFKNHLSLVIALLSILFSMQIFIVVDRSIEAYKVNLANKYSVIIVSQKNLDAKTILSINNMISSSKKISADNVIKRLNTGMNEKNIKLLKLTLPKFYKLNLSQYPDPKQIQKLKKDLYKNKNITKVEDFSHSHDTTYKLLLLFKNVVFLFSVVVFIVTSLLIFKELRIWQFKHSERMSIMRLFGAPVWLRSAVLFRLAIVDAIIASVLSFGLFTYISSLSLVKEHFLNIGINVVVFDIVNDGALLFASAITLSVILASLIVLGHKEEV
- a CDS encoding ABC transporter ATP-binding protein, encoding MDKVIIAQNISLAYSNNETIINKANLSINSGAFIFITGASGSGKSTLLKSLYGALKPMQGSLVVGGVELSGVSSSKLNFLRKHIGIVFQDYKLVKEWTIEKNIMLPLLINGYEKDVTQNQVDSLLKHVRLKHQAGKYPLELSGGEQQRVAMARALAHNPILILADEPTGNLDDYSSQLIWNLLEGANEQLKTTVIVVTHHIPPTMNIDYKHYHIEYGSINEVL
- the trmB gene encoding tRNA (guanosine(46)-N7)-methyltransferase TrmB, encoding MPHLHIAEFKEIDFPQSHEDISFNFMAKNAKHKDEILISVSVEGDDFFLLVKQEENKNLLKSDKLTRPASIHSVHKALLAYASLAKLNIISSNVPQKEKNEHLVQSTALKPISYFVDNFPNVSEIRIEVGFGSGRHLLHQAKENPEILFVGIEIHRASIEQVLKQISIQKLDNLLLLDYDARLFMELVPSNLVSKIYVHFPVPWDKKPHRRVISTSFIKESRRILKVEGKLELRTDSENYYAYSYETFINFNKTVLHINKNKDIAISSKYEDRWKKMEKNIYDVTMINEENSPTLSIDGTFDFDKPKLTFLELIELHGVTKKFEGGFIHFERVYELVDGVMLRISMGSFDRPEHLYVIVDTSSISYHPNLPLKSKSNLSAHKFLDGVFHG
- a CDS encoding RluA family pseudouridine synthase; translation: MSDIKNYICDNEQRLDAFLTSKIGQTRSQVAMLVKNGAVFIEDKKVTRPGVKLKLDQQIRVEFPQAKETPALDIDFDVEILYEDEDVLVINKPSGLTVHPAPSVKEATLVDWLKHKGIRLSTISGEERHGIVHRLDKGTSGTMVVAKNNEAHEFLSSQLQDKSMGRYYLAVINPPLKDDFTTIEQNISRSSHNRLKMACAQGSKSKYAKTTFKVLSLSNDEKYQFIACKLFTGRTHQIRVHLESLNRHIIGDHIYALSPKIEKSERILLHAYMIYFYHPTSKEKVSFVAPLDDVMKTYIDKKFDMEQINEVMDTDNIISSFSANT
- a CDS encoding FtsW/RodA/SpoVE family cell cycle protein, coding for MWKFDKRILAQFDFFSIILIIPLVVTSNWLISEAVPVLAQKQTAYVGVAAITFLFVFLLPIRRMNWLIPIIYWANIGLLFAVEFFGHSRLGAQRWIDIPFINATIQPSEFVKPALILMLAYLIQRKPPPENGYRVKDFLTISFYILLPFILIAKEPDLGTALVLLLLGYGVLFFIGVHWKIWAAIFVTILLASPLVYKFGLHEYQKVRIIDFLSEKPSYHVQQSIIAIGSGGLTGKSKEEATQTQMKFLPIATSDFIFAFLVERSGFLGALAIILVYVTLILHLMSLSIYNTDYYIKVVTISISFMIFIYMGVNISMTIGYAPVVGVPLPMFSYGGSSFLNFMILFAIMQNLITFRYKDMYDVRGTKSFM
- a CDS encoding CinA family protein encodes the protein MKLHLLFIGNKFIYNASLHEYIMRKIKEKVDFIDSITYFKESDNSLFLYLEEELNSSNKLMIITSKKHFSTIGKLICTVTSDNQIVNENMLIPSNSSIFEDASYLLEYRDSITNVLHIDEMQKMPEILLHLEESKAVIHIFEKTKEEVAESIAQIAQTFDVNINIILIIDGWLRIDIISKKYGNISEFIKAAKESLPQNLIPSSNIVAFIIEKLSNANKKITFAESCSGGLLSYYFTKENGASKILDGALVTYSNELKENWLAVGHDTLEKYGAVSEEVVGEMCEGALNVSNADYALSISGIAGDGGGTELKPVGTAYIGVSSSTHHANLHLNLDGDRNYVQRQSVLFAVKMLILIDKEMFF